The window CTAAAACTACACAGTAGCAGTTCTTAAAAGTGTGCAATAAGCTAGGAACTTACACAATCACTTAAAATAAATAGCAAAGATGCACAGGAAGAAATTAGAGGCTACAGATACAATTGGGACCCAACTCTCAGTCAAGAACAAATTAAGATCCCATAGAGAAAaaagtttagatttttattatattattatatatataaaatagcAGCTTTACATGTTGACCTATAGACCTGTGCAGTTCATCACTATAACTAGAGGgacattcaaaatacaaaatacaaaaattatgTGTTGTTTCTTAAGGAGTCAATGGCCTAAAAGCtcacataatttatttatagCTTTAGGATTTGTTGTGGTCAAGACCAAGGAGATAGTCGTGGATTTTAGGAGGACCAGGGCAAGGATAAACATTATTTCCATTCTTggagaggaggtgaaggtgGTGGAGAGATACAGATACCTTGGAGTCCACCTCGACAACAGACTGGACTGGAGATGCAACACAGAGGCTGTCTGCAGGAAAGGACGGAGCGGACTCTACTTCTTGAGGAAGCTTAGGTCCTTTAATGTGTGCAGTAAGATGTTGCAAATCTTCTACCAGTCTGTTGTGGCGAGTGCAatcttctgtgctgctgtctgctggggCAGCAGCATCAGAACAAGAAACACtaataaactgaacaaactgatCAGAAAGGCCGGTTCTGTGCTGGGGACTCCTGTGGACACACTGGAGCTGGTTGTGGAGTGGATGATCCCCTGAACCCTGAATTCATTTCTcaatttgatcaattaatcagtctcaAAACCGTAAGTTCTTTTCAAAGCCATGACCTCTGTTTACTCTGCTCTcccaaagaaacaacaacaacttcttaggataaatgaagacatttattaatagctaaatgtCTTAAGATTACATGATGAAGtataagataataaaaaattttaaaaaaggcctttaaatgataataaaaataaaataaagagaattGTTTAGAAATAGTGGCTTGAAGTGTGTAACTCGAAGCTAACGCTAATGCTCAGGGAAAGCTAACTCAGCTTCTCTAGAGAAAACGTTTtcaattttaacattatttgacaTCAGCCCTTGGTCACAAAACCATGTTCTGCCTTAATGTTGACAAGTTTCATTGCAGCTGGTGTCTCGGTAGGAACgagtttgtgttgtttgagcTGTAGTTAGCTGCAGTGTTGAGCCACCAGCAAGGTTCAGATAGTTGCATAGCCTGGAGCAGGCTATGGGTTGTAGATAAGTGGTGCAGCGGTGTTGAACCACCGGTGAAAAGGGGTTAAGCTTTGTTTCACGCTGCCATGAAAGAGTCTCTGTAGGCTTAACTCCCAGTTTGGCTGTACTGCTGTCAGCAAGGAGGCCAAGAACCAGTTTAAGCATCGCTACCTTCTTCAAAGCAACGTTTCAGTTTTAGTTGAGGTTTAAGGCTTTTGCTGACTTCTTAGTTCAATGTCGAATCAAGTTTAATCTGACTAAACTCAAATCTTTATTCAGTGGTGGATAAACTCCATGTGAGTTGATGCGACTTCAACAGTAAATACTATTCATGGAAACAAGAGACTTAATAttaggaataaaataaaaacaaactgtacttgtttcaataaaagaTTGACATATGCACATACTTAGTCGACATTGTCCCATTGTAAACCATATATTGCAAAGCCAttcagaaaaacatgtcagcatTATACAATCATTTCATAATAAGGCATTCCTTCCTATCAACATaccaaacattaacattcatattaACGCTGTCTAGACATTCAATCTTCTTTGATTCAACCGCCTCTAAACATCTACACGTCTAGTAGTGCAATCAAAGTTTAAAGCAAGAATTATGTGATTAAACTGTCggaaatataatttcaaatataaattcaacCTAACTCTTAGTAGCTCTAACCATCAATAGAGGGAAGTATTATTACATGTAGatcaaaaattaaaatttttttCAATAGATTATAGCATACTTATcaaagttataccattctttatgaatttttaaacattacaggatttacataatgattagacatttcATTCACCCAAATTCAGATTTGCAGAGAGACTCAGTGAATGTCCTCCAGGAATAGGGGTTAGAGTTCATGACTCTGGTCTGGGGAGATAAGGAGGCCAAAAGAGGGGAGCTGTCTGTCCATGTTTACATGTAGTTGTCGGTCTTTTATCCTGGTTCAAGTGACCCCAAaggtcatttatgcttttactTCGGGCCATAATTTAGGTATTGGTCAGAAATGGCCTCTCAGAAGGTCTGTTCAATCTCTGTTTGGTCACAGTGTTTAAGTTTGATCAGTGTCATGTTGTCAGACCTCCACTTGGCAGGGAGGGCAGTTCGGAGGTCCAGGGGTGAGACACGTACGGCTTCTCATCTGGATGAATTCTTATTTGCCTTTTCAAGTCTGGCATCTGACAGAATCTTTTCCTACTGTGTGCGTTCTCATGTGGGTCTTCAACTGATGTCTACGCATGAAATCTGTTCCACAAGTTTTGCAAttgtacggcttctcacctgtgtggactctcaTATGCGTTTGTAACGCACCCACCTgagagaatcttttctcacaagtgttacatgagtacggcttctcacctgtgtggattctcataTGTGTTTGTAATACAACCAGCTGAGAGAATCTTTTGTCACAAATGTTACATGgatacggcttctcacctgtgtggactctcaTATGCACTTTCAATGCGCCCAGCTcagagaatcttttctcacaagtgttacatgggtacggcctctcacctgtgtggattctcataTGCTTCTGTAATGCACACATATGAGAGAAttttttctcacaagtgttacatgggtATGGCTTTTCACCAGTGTGGATTCTCATATGCCGTTTCCATGCGCTCAGATCGGCGAATCgtttctcacaagtgttacatgggtacggcttctcacctgtgtggattctcTTATGTACTTTTAATGCGCCCAGCTGAGAGAAgcttttctcacaagtgttacatgggtACGGCTTCTCACCCGTGTGGATTCTCATATGGTTGTGTAATGCACAGAGATgagagaatcttttctcacaagtgttacaggggtacggcttctcacctgtatGGACTCTCATATGCACTTTTAATATGCCCAGGTgagagaatcttttctcacagaTGTTACATGGGTATGGCTTCtcccttgtgtgtgttttcatgtgctttttcacttttgtaaTTTGACTAAATCTTTTCCCGCAAGTGTTACAGgggtacggcttctcacctgtgtggactctcaTATGCACTTTTAATGCACCCGCCAATGAGAATCTTCTTTCACAAGAGTTACATGaatacggcttctcacctgtgtggactctATGATGTCTATTCAATTGGGAAACATACTTAAAAGCTTTTCCACAAGTGTCACACTTCAAAACCTTTTTACCTGTCTGGGTATCCAGCTGAATCTTCGACATGGTAGTGTTACATACATTGTCACtgtgacttttacttttatgatGTCTCTTCTGTGGTTTTGTCTCTAGATTTCTTGTTGATCCTGAGTCTACTCCTTTGCCTCTTTTGTGACCTTGGCTCTCAGCTACATGAGAGATGTGAGAGAGGAGCCGGTCATCACTGTTTGGTACCACAGAGCTTTTAACTGACGTGCTGACAACAtgctctttctctgctgcacTCTGAGTTTCATCAGGACTCCAGTCCAGAGTCTGATCTTCACTGTAGTCACTTTCCTCCTGCTTCAGCACCAGCTGCTCTCCCTCCAGACTGGTGCagagttcctcctgttcctctttaatctgtGGAGGTTCTGGGTCCTCTTGGTCCAGACTGGAGTTCCTCTCCTGgttacagagctgctggtcagcgagaacctcctcctccttacagACATGTTGCTGTGGGAGCTCTGGAGGGACAAAAAGGggaaagggtaaaaaaaaataaaatgttgtaccactttctgataaggcaacctttataaagggtttaaaAGCATTAATTAATGGCTTAATCAATGGTCAATAAATCATTCACTTatgctttataaatatataataaaccATTAACATCAACACAATAACCTTTTATTAATGGTTCACAA of the Thunnus maccoyii chromosome 9, fThuMac1.1, whole genome shotgun sequence genome contains:
- the LOC121903955 gene encoding zinc finger protein 271-like isoform X2, which gives rise to MSSVQYLREFINERLTAAAEEIFGVFQKTIVEYEEEINRQRRLLDIVWKPEIKLYRTELPQQHVCKEEEVPEPPQIKEEQEELYTSLEGEQLVLKQETETLMLTLTCEESDYSEDQTLDLSPDETQNAAEKVHVVSMSIKSSVVPEPNSDDQLLSHNSHVAESQDHKGSKQGDSGSTRNAEPKKKKRHHRSKNHSNNEDHSTTLKTHELPQQHVCKEEEVLADQQLCNQERNSSLDQEDPEPPQIKEEQEELCTSLEGEQLVLKQEESDYSEDQTLDWSPDETQSAAEKEHVVSTSVKSSVVPNSDDRLLSHISHVAESQGHKRGKGVDSGSTRNLETKPQKRHHKSKSHSDNVCNTTMSKIQLDTQTGKKVLKCDTCGKAFKYVSQLNRHHRVHTGEKPYSCNSCERRFSLAGALKVHMRVHTGEKPYPCNTCGKRFSQITKVKKHMKTHTREKPYPCNICEKRFSHLGILKVHMRVHTGEKPYPCNTCEKRFSHLCALHNHMRIHTGEKPYPCNTCEKSFSQLGALKVHKRIHTGEKPYPCNTCEKRFADLSAWKRHMRIHTGEKPYPCNTCEKKFSHMCALQKHMRIHTGERPYPCNTCEKRFSELGALKVHMRVHTGEKPYPCNICDKRFSQLVVLQTHMRIHTGEKPYSCNTCEKRFSQVGALQTHMRVHTGEKPYNCKTCGTDFMRRHQLKTHMRTHTVGKDSVRCQT
- the LOC121903955 gene encoding zinc finger protein 883-like isoform X5, giving the protein MSSVECLREFMSERLTSAAEEIFRVFQRTIVDYEVEIDRQRRLLDIVWKPEIKLHRTELPQQHVCKEEEVLADQQLCNQERNSSLDQEDPEPPQIKEEQEELCTSLEGEQLVLKQEESDYSEDQTLDWSPDETQSAAEKEHVVSTSVKSSVVPNSDDRLLSHISHVAESQGHKRGKGVDSGSTRNLETKPQKRHHKSKSHSDNVCNTTMSKIQLDTQTGKKVLKCDTCGKAFKYVSQLNRHHRVHTGEKPYSCNSCERRFSLAGALKVHMRVHTGEKPYPCNTCGKRFSQITKVKKHMKTHTREKPYPCNICEKRFSHLGILKVHMRVHTGEKPYPCNTCEKRFSHLCALHNHMRIHTGEKPYPCNTCEKSFSQLGALKVHKRIHTGEKPYPCNTCEKRFADLSAWKRHMRIHTGEKPYPCNTCEKKFSHMCALQKHMRIHTGERPYPCNTCEKRFSELGALKVHMRVHTGEKPYPCNICDKRFSQLVVLQTHMRIHTGEKPYSCNTCEKRFSQVGALQTHMRVHTGEKPYNCKTCGTDFMRRHQLKTHMRTHTVGKDSVRCQT
- the LOC121903955 gene encoding zinc finger protein 271-like isoform X3 — encoded protein: MSSVECLREFMSERLTSAAEEIFRVFQRTIVDYEVEIDRQRRLLDIVWKPEIKLHRTELPQQHVCKEEEVPEPPQIKEEQEELYTSLEGEQLVLKQETETLMLTLTCEESDYSEDQTLDLSPDETQNAAEKVHVVSMSIKSSVVPEPNSDDQLLSHNSHVAESQDHKGSKQGDSGSTRNAEPKKKKRHHRSKNHSNNEDHSTTLKTHELPQQHVCKEEEVLADQQLCNQERNSSLDQEDPEPPQIKEEQEELCTSLEGEQLVLKQEESDYSEDQTLDWSPDETQSAAEKEHVVSTSVKSSVVPNSDDRLLSHISHVAESQGHKRGKGVDSGSTRNLETKPQKRHHKSKSHSDNVCNTTMSKIQLDTQTGKKVLKCDTCGKAFKYVSQLNRHHRVHTGEKPYSCNSCERRFSLAGALKVHMRVHTGEKPYPCNTCGKRFSQITKVKKHMKTHTREKPYPCNICEKRFSHLGILKVHMRVHTGEKPYPCNTCEKRFSHLCALHNHMRIHTGEKPYPCNTCEKSFSQLGALKVHKRIHTGEKPYPCNTCEKRFADLSAWKRHMRIHTGEKPYPCNTCEKKFSHMCALQKHMRIHTGERPYPCNTCEKRFSELGALKVHMRVHTGEKPYPCNICDKRFSQLVVLQTHMRIHTGEKPYSCNTCEKRFSQVGALQTHMRVHTGEKPYNCKTCGTDFMRRHQLKTHMRTHTVGKDSVRCQT
- the LOC121903955 gene encoding zinc finger protein 883-like isoform X4: MSSVECLREFMSERLTSAAEEIFRVFQRTIVDYEVEIDRQRRLLDIVWKPEIKLHRTELPQQHVCKEEEVLADQQFCDQERNCSLDQEDPEPPQIKEEQEELYTSLVVEELVLKQETETFMLIPTCEESDNGEDQTLDWSPDETQSAAEKEHVVSTSVKSSVVPNSDDRLLSHISHVAESQGHKRGKGVDSGSTRNLETKPQKRHHKSKSHSDNVCNTTMSKIQLDTQTGKKVLKCDTCGKAFKYVSQLNRHHRVHTGEKPYSCNSCERRFSLAGALKVHMRVHTGEKPYPCNTCGKRFSQITKVKKHMKTHTREKPYPCNICEKRFSHLGILKVHMRVHTGEKPYPCNTCEKRFSHLCALHNHMRIHTGEKPYPCNTCEKSFSQLGALKVHKRIHTGEKPYPCNTCEKRFADLSAWKRHMRIHTGEKPYPCNTCEKKFSHMCALQKHMRIHTGERPYPCNTCEKRFSELGALKVHMRVHTGEKPYPCNICDKRFSQLVVLQTHMRIHTGEKPYSCNTCEKRFSQVGALQTHMRVHTGEKPYNCKTCGTDFMRRHQLKTHMRTHTVGKDSVRCQT